The following proteins come from a genomic window of Corynebacterium hansenii:
- a CDS encoding DivIVA domain-containing protein, translating to MPLTPADVHNVAFSKPPIGKRGYNEDEVDQFLDLVEDALGELQDENADLRLRVEDLERDLEDARSGASAPVSVPSGVDEDSLRASIEAELRAEYDRRLDEQASRLRAEAEDRVREAEDRAAAAESRAQAGGQQQGFAGMPDADSATADTHMQAARVLGLAQEMADRLTADAKRESDEMLSLARNNAESTVADADARSQETLTKARREADETLTDARRRSEQMIADAKSESEKTLTDARQRSEQMIADADARSTATITTARDKAAELQADAERKHTEIMTTVKQQQQALEARIEELHIFEREYRTRLKTFLESQLEELNSRETAAPADGYNN from the coding sequence ATGCCGCTGACTCCAGCTGATGTGCACAACGTCGCGTTCAGCAAGCCGCCGATTGGCAAGCGCGGCTACAACGAGGACGAGGTCGACCAGTTCCTCGACCTCGTCGAGGACGCGCTGGGCGAGCTCCAGGACGAAAACGCCGACCTGCGTCTGCGCGTCGAGGACCTGGAGCGCGACCTGGAGGACGCCCGTTCCGGCGCCTCCGCTCCCGTGTCCGTCCCCTCCGGCGTCGACGAGGACTCGCTGCGCGCGTCCATCGAGGCCGAGCTCCGGGCCGAGTACGACCGCCGCCTGGACGAGCAGGCCTCCCGCCTGCGCGCCGAGGCCGAGGACCGGGTCCGCGAGGCCGAGGACCGCGCCGCCGCCGCCGAGTCCCGCGCCCAGGCCGGCGGTCAGCAGCAGGGCTTCGCCGGCATGCCGGACGCCGACTCCGCCACCGCCGACACCCACATGCAGGCCGCCCGCGTCCTGGGCCTGGCCCAGGAGATGGCCGACCGCCTCACCGCGGACGCCAAGCGCGAGTCCGACGAGATGCTGTCGCTGGCCCGCAACAACGCGGAGAGCACCGTCGCCGACGCCGACGCCCGCTCGCAGGAGACCCTGACCAAGGCCCGCCGCGAGGCCGACGAGACCCTCACCGACGCCCGCCGCCGTTCCGAGCAGATGATCGCCGACGCCAAGTCGGAGTCCGAGAAGACCCTCACCGACGCCCGCCAGCGCAGCGAGCAGATGATCGCCGACGCCGACGCCCGCTCCACCGCGACCATCACCACCGCCCGCGACAAGGCGGCGGAGCTGCAGGCCGACGCCGAGCGCAAGCACACCGAGATCATGACCACGGTGAAGCAGCAGCAGCAGGCGCTGGAAGCCCGCATCGAGGAGCTGCACATCTTCGAGCGCGAGTACCGCACCCGCCTCAAGACCTTCCTGGAATCCCAGCTGGAGGAGCTCAACTCCCGCGAGACCGCCGCTCCGGCGGACGGCTACAACAACTAG
- a CDS encoding YggT family protein — protein sequence MQTFLGILLILVQLFTYLLLARIVIEMIQSFSRAWQPGRAFSIVGEVIFTITDPPVKALRKVIPPMPMGGVQLDMSVLVLFFILMILRMVLQGLAF from the coding sequence GTGCAGACTTTCCTCGGCATCCTCCTCATCCTCGTCCAGCTGTTCACGTACCTTCTGCTGGCGCGGATCGTCATCGAGATGATCCAGTCGTTTTCGCGGGCGTGGCAGCCGGGCCGGGCGTTTTCCATCGTCGGAGAGGTGATCTTCACCATCACCGACCCGCCGGTGAAGGCGCTCCGGAAGGTCATCCCGCCCATGCCCATGGGCGGGGTGCAGCTGGACATGTCGGTGCTCGTGCTCTTTTTCATCCTCATGATCCTCCGCATGGTGCTGCAGGGCCTCGCTTTCTGA
- the sepF gene encoding cell division protein SepF — protein sequence MSNISRKVSDFFGLTPARDDADFRDRYERDAYEDDYRPAGRYADDYEDDYRDSGRGYSRGSAVRDYDRDERADRDLDRDDSYGRPHLRPLDRPVAPSVHHITPKTEFLDKYSEAKVIGESFRDGDIVVFDLVDLEPAERKRYLDFVAGLAFALRGRIEADGTRFTLLPEGVELSDAERDRLSV from the coding sequence ATGTCCAACATCTCCAGGAAGGTTTCCGACTTCTTCGGGCTGACGCCCGCGCGGGACGACGCGGATTTCCGCGACCGTTACGAGCGCGACGCCTACGAGGACGACTACCGCCCGGCCGGCCGCTACGCCGACGACTACGAGGACGACTACCGCGATTCCGGCCGCGGCTACTCGCGCGGCTCCGCCGTGCGCGACTACGACCGCGACGAGCGCGCCGACCGCGACCTGGACCGCGACGACTCCTACGGCCGCCCGCACCTGCGCCCGCTGGACCGCCCCGTCGCGCCGTCCGTGCACCACATCACCCCGAAGACGGAATTCCTGGACAAGTACTCCGAGGCGAAGGTCATCGGCGAGAGCTTCCGCGACGGCGACATCGTCGTCTTCGATCTGGTCGACCTCGAGCCGGCCGAGCGCAAGCGCTACCTGGACTTCGTCGCCGGCCTGGCGTTCGCCCTGCGCGGCCGCATCGAGGCCGACGGCACCCGGTTCACGCTGCTGCCGGAGGGCGTCGAGCTGTCCGATGCCGAGCGTGATCGCCTGTCCGTCTAA
- the pgeF gene encoding peptidoglycan editing factor PgeF, with translation MNPTSPQGSGARRVRKVLTTRRGGFSAPPYDSFNLGDHVGDDPAAVAKNRLRLAEGMGLDPSRFVWMEQIHSNTVTVVDGPRDEPVPATDAIVTTVPGLALAVLVADCVPVLLSDDDAGVVAAVHAGRIGARNGIVARTVETMVGLGASPSSIHALLGAAACGESYEVPESMAADVEKHLPGSRTVTDRGTPGLDVRAGLMRQLHGLGVTNINAEPRCTISEPDYFSYRREGKTGRQAGIVVLLEE, from the coding sequence ATGAACCCGACCTCCCCGCAGGGGAGCGGTGCCCGTCGCGTGCGGAAGGTGCTCACCACCCGCCGCGGCGGGTTTTCCGCGCCCCCGTACGACTCCTTCAATCTGGGCGATCATGTCGGCGACGACCCCGCGGCCGTAGCCAAGAATCGCCTCCGCCTGGCGGAGGGGATGGGCCTCGACCCGTCCCGCTTCGTGTGGATGGAGCAGATCCACTCCAACACGGTCACCGTCGTCGACGGCCCGCGCGACGAGCCCGTCCCCGCCACGGACGCCATCGTCACCACCGTGCCCGGCCTCGCGTTGGCGGTCCTGGTCGCCGACTGCGTCCCGGTCCTGCTTTCCGACGACGACGCCGGCGTCGTAGCCGCGGTCCACGCCGGGCGCATCGGCGCGCGAAACGGGATCGTGGCGCGGACGGTGGAGACCATGGTCGGGCTCGGCGCGTCCCCCTCATCCATCCATGCGCTGCTGGGCGCCGCCGCGTGCGGCGAATCCTACGAGGTGCCCGAGTCGATGGCGGCGGACGTCGAAAAGCACCTGCCGGGGTCGCGGACCGTCACGGACCGGGGCACCCCGGGCCTCGACGTGCGCGCGGGCCTGATGCGGCAGCTGCATGGCCTGGGCGTGACGAACATCAACGCCGAACCGCGCTGCACGATCTCCGAACCGGACTATTTCTCGTACCGGCGGGAGGGCAAAACCGGTCGTCAGGCGGGCATCGTCGTCCTCCTGGAGGAGTAG
- the ftsZ gene encoding cell division protein FtsZ, which yields MTSPNNYLAVIKVVGVGGGGVNAVNRMIEEGLKGVEFIAVNTDSQALMFTDADVKLDIGREATRGLGAGANPEVGRTSAEDHKDEIEETLKGADMVFVTAGEGGGTGTGAAPVVASIAKKAGALTVGVVTKPFSFEGKRRTKQAMEGIEQLKEACDTLIVIPNDRLLQIGEENIGMMEAFRAADEVLFNGVQGITDLITTPGMINVDFADVRSVMASAGSALMGIGSARGENRAQKAAEMAINSPLLETTMEGATGVLLSFAGGSDIGLMEVNQAASLVEEQADDDANIIFGTIIDDNLGDEVRVTVIATGFEDRARKATVTPSQPKPDAEDPSASLPGGDNLGAADRDREPVVRDEVREERRDAGFTPRTRVSGGLFTDGSRRDEDYRGEHRRGGRREERREERAPKDDGLDLPGWA from the coding sequence ATGACCTCCCCGAATAACTACCTCGCCGTGATCAAGGTCGTCGGAGTCGGCGGCGGCGGCGTCAACGCCGTCAACCGCATGATCGAGGAGGGTCTGAAGGGCGTCGAGTTCATCGCCGTCAACACGGACTCGCAGGCCCTGATGTTCACCGACGCCGACGTCAAGCTCGACATCGGGCGCGAGGCCACCCGCGGCCTCGGCGCCGGCGCCAATCCCGAGGTCGGCCGCACTTCCGCGGAGGACCACAAGGACGAGATCGAGGAGACGCTCAAGGGCGCCGACATGGTCTTCGTCACCGCCGGCGAGGGCGGCGGCACCGGCACGGGCGCCGCGCCGGTCGTCGCGTCGATCGCCAAGAAGGCCGGCGCGCTGACCGTGGGCGTCGTCACCAAGCCGTTCTCCTTCGAGGGCAAGCGCCGCACCAAGCAGGCGATGGAGGGCATCGAGCAGCTCAAGGAAGCCTGCGACACGCTCATCGTCATCCCGAATGACCGGCTGCTGCAGATCGGCGAAGAGAACATCGGCATGATGGAGGCCTTCCGCGCCGCCGACGAGGTCCTCTTCAACGGGGTCCAGGGCATCACCGACCTGATCACCACCCCGGGCATGATCAACGTGGACTTCGCCGACGTGCGTTCCGTCATGGCTTCGGCCGGTTCCGCGCTGATGGGCATCGGCTCGGCGCGCGGCGAGAACCGCGCGCAGAAGGCCGCGGAGATGGCCATCAACTCCCCGCTGCTGGAGACCACGATGGAGGGCGCGACCGGCGTGCTGCTGTCCTTCGCGGGCGGCTCCGACATCGGGCTGATGGAGGTCAACCAGGCCGCCTCGCTGGTGGAGGAGCAGGCCGACGACGACGCCAACATCATCTTCGGCACCATCATCGACGACAACCTGGGCGACGAGGTCCGCGTGACCGTCATCGCCACCGGCTTCGAGGACCGCGCCCGCAAGGCCACGGTCACCCCGTCGCAGCCGAAGCCCGATGCGGAGGATCCGTCGGCGAGCCTGCCGGGCGGCGACAACCTGGGCGCCGCCGACCGCGACCGCGAGCCGGTCGTGCGCGACGAGGTCCGGGAGGAGCGCCGCGATGCGGGCTTCACCCCGCGCACCCGCGTGTCCGGCGGCCTGTTCACCGACGGTTCCCGCCGCGACGAGGACTACCGCGGGGAGCACCGCCGCGGCGGCCGCCGCGAGGAGCGCCGCGAGGAGCGCGCCCCCAAGGATGACGGCCTCGATCTGCCGGGTTGGGCGTAG